The following DNA comes from Alnus glutinosa chromosome 6, dhAlnGlut1.1, whole genome shotgun sequence.
AGTAGTTCGGTGGCCTCCGGAAGGTGGCGACGCAATTGGTGATGATGGTGGGAGAGATTTGTAAGGAGGGGGAGGCCAAAAACCTGGCGGGGTACAATCACCGGGAACGGTTGGTGGGGGTGGTGGGTAATGTCCTCGTGGCGGTGTTGCTGTAGTTGGAGGTGGTTTTGGTGCATTTTTGGGTGGCGTTGATCGAGGTGGCCATGCATTATTTGGAGGTGGAGTTTTTTGGGGTGCTGGAGCTGGAGTATCTGGTTTTGGTGGTGACCAGCTAGTTGGTGGCGGTGCTTCAGTCGGAGTGGGAGGTTGGATGACCGGTGTAGTTGGTGAAGGTGGGCACGGTGGCTGGTGATGGTctggtggtggaggtggaggtggaggcgtGATAGGGTTACATGGGACAGGTGATGGCGGAGGCGGTGGAGGCGTGATAGGGTTAAATGGGACaggtgatggtggtggtggagagTAGTATGGGTAACTCATCTTCGTGAAGAAATTTTGAAGACACTTATCTATTCTATACAAATAGATTGATAAAATAGCCGTATGCAAGTCCTCTATTTGTACTAGTCGGAGCATCAAATCAAAGTCTTCGGTTCCTCAAGTCAATTTGTCAGCCCTACAacatgtcaattttttacacacATCCAGTTTGGGCTTGCTCTAATCTTAAGATAACGTCGAGTTGTCATtgcattaaaaattaaatgactttatatcccccaaaaaaaaaacatgactTTTTGAAGGGCACCCtacgagtatatatatatatatgtatagctaGCCACAGTCCACATGCATGATGGAAATGAGTAAAAAGTTTCAACATTGCAAGCTCATCGATCAAGAGTCAAAATATTCTTTGTTTATCAATCTTATGTCATTGTTTCTAAAAAATTGTACCAAATTGGATATATTATCAGATTTCTTCAGCAtgtttttgtaaaagaaaacgaaaaatcaTTTAACAGCTCGTTCTTTGACACACCTTAATTCGCCCACTTGATTGAGTTCTATAACCTATAAATCTTCCGCATTAAATAACTTTTTGTCAATTATATGtgtcattattttcttttattcaatttttaattggatGAGTGTGATTCAATCAAACCAAAGATACAATACAGATCACTAGTTGCTGAACAGCAGACTAcgtacaaattaaattaaaagaaaacagatGGACTAGATTTTATATTACGTTTTCTCGTGACATTTCTGCTTCTGATATGGTTGTAGCATGTTCCTCAAATCATGTGGCTTAAATCTCATTCGAGTTATTTGAACTAATTAAATTGTGATCGCGTGCAATATTTAGAGCATTAACCATAGATTCGATCGTTTAATTCTCTGTCAAACCCCATTCTTCGTAGCTAGAGATCGAAGTACTTGGAGGTACTGCATGCCACAT
Coding sequences within:
- the LOC133871157 gene encoding protein TRACHEARY ELEMENT DIFFERENTIATION-RELATED 7A-like translates to MSYPYYSPPPPSPVPFNPITPPPPPPSPVPCNPITPPPPPPPPDHHQPPCPPPKNAPKPPPTTATPPRGHYPPPPPTVPGDCTPPGFWPPPPYKSLPPSSPIASPPSGGHRTTIIAACVSVGGFLFIAFLLAGLFCSKRKKRPVMLPEVPCAPYGEQTVTLPVEDNIQVHEAVGSSAMGLHGIAGGGSPREPAVPGSPTYPPGHHQHY